In Cryptomeria japonica chromosome 10, Sugi_1.0, whole genome shotgun sequence, a genomic segment contains:
- the LOC131055578 gene encoding anthocyanidin 3-O-glucosyltransferase 7, which yields MNIGRQSIGHALLIPLPYQGHINPMMQLAWKLVSNGFLVTFLNTDFNHNRIMQAKTRNPIHNNWDGGIRMISIPDGLPPDDERTNIPNLLEALDNSMAPSVIMRLIEEINEREEEHKVSGIIVDAMTCFGLKEVADLYQIPIFAFHASLVANCALRYFIPRLISLGILGPNGAPKEDQKKIRYISSMPPLRSGDLPWLFGGEKMFKRCIRMGEGLKQIKMVLTNSFFELDGPVVEELSRDLEVYPIGPLIPGEFLEGAKRSTSKALPSFWANDVDCLEWLDKQSTQSVIYVSFGSLAVWSQSQVEEFAAGLEATQRPFLWVVRSDLIEGSKTIFPPGFLERVRNRSCIVFWAPQLEVLSHPCIACFVTHCGWNSVQESITMGVPMLCSPYFVDQFLNRTYIVDVWKIGLPLESNKDGIIEKAEIAKAVDRLLVGEDGAEIRKQVTKLMRTSRDTVKEGGSSFNNYRLFLQQMKKKLVD from the exons ATGAATATAGGTAGGCAAAGCATAGGACACGCTCTTCTCATCCCCCTTCCTTACCAGGGCCACATTAATCCCATGATGCAGCTCGCCTGGAAGCTCGTCTCCAATGGTTTCCTCGTTACCTTCCTCAACACCGATTTCAATCACAACCGCATTATGCAAGCCAAGACTAGAAACCCTATCCATAATAACTGGGACGGTGGCATCCGAATGATATCCATTCCTGATGGATTGCCACCCGATGACGAGCGCACCAACATTCCAAATCTACTGGAAGCATTAGATAACAGCATGGCACCATCCGTGATTATGAGGCTTATTGAGGAGATCAACGAGAGGGAAGAAGAGCACAAGGTCAGTGGTATAATAGTGGATGCAATGACATGTTTTGGGTTGAAGGAGGTAGCCGATTTGTATCAGATTCCTATCTTTGCTTTCCACGCATCGCTTGTCGCCAACTGTGCCCTCCGCTACTTCATTCCGAGGCTCATCTCTCTTGGGATCCTTGGTCCGAATG GAGCTCCCAAAGAAGATCAGAAGAAAATAAGGTATATTTCCTCCATGCCGCCTCTGCGTTCTGGAGATCTTCCATGGTTGTTCGGTGGAGAGAAGATGTTTAAGAGATGCATCCGGATGGGGGAAGGTTTAAAGCAGATCAAGATGGTCCTCACTAATTCTTTTTTCGAGCTTGACGGTCCAGTGGTGGAAGAGTTATCCAGAGATTTGGAAGTCTACCCAATCGGTCCTCTGATTCCTGGTGAATTTCTGGAGGGCGCTAAGAGGAGTACAAGTAaggccctcccaagcttctgggcaAATGATGTGGATTGTCTAGAGTGGTTAGACAAACAGTCTACCCAATCTGTAATCTACGTATCCTTTGGTAGCCTCGCAGTGTGGAGCCAAAGCCAGGTGGAGGAGTTCGCCGCGGGGTTAGAGGCTACCCAGAGACCATTTCTGTGGGTTGTGCGGTCAGATCTAATTGAGGGCAGCAAGACTATTTTTCCCCCGGGCTTTTTAGAACGCGTGAGGAACAGGAGCTGCATAGTTTTCTGGGCGCCACAGTTAGAGGTGTtatctcatccttgtatagctTGCTTTGTGACTCACTGTGGATGGAACTCTGTACAAGAGAGCATCACCATGGGAGTTCCAATGCTCTGCTCACCTTATTTTGTAGATCAGTTTCTTAACCGCACATATATTGTGGATGTCTGGAAAATTGGGCTGCCTTTGGAATCGAATAAGGATGGAATAATAGAGAAGGCGGAGATTGCTAAAGCCGTTGACAGATTGCTTGTGGGAGAAGATGGCGCAGAGATAAGGAAGCAAGTCACCAAACTAATGAGAACCAGTAGAGACACGGTGAAGGAAGGAGGATCCTCTTTCAATAACTACCGTTTATTTCTTCAGCAGATGAAGAAAAAACTTGTTGACTGA